From a single Planctellipticum variicoloris genomic region:
- a CDS encoding HNH endonuclease, with protein MKAARCFGANSLRNGALWEITMSGTRDKELDKRRTLELIRNPNRPKDTDGENWLGHGALGGQYAKLDNLLLDGATMEEMQHAGNAKSTIRAHIQSLKRDHDLLVIKDAHGRWMFDRKHLEIAVSEPFPEEIAEPQGLPEGAVRTITVNAYERNREARDECIKVHGTTCTICAFNFRDAYGEVAEGRIHVHHLRPLSEIGEEYFVDLVADLRPVCPNCHLVLHLRNPAYSIEEVKAFLGQRVVRAVEAE; from the coding sequence GTGAAAGCTGCCCGTTGTTTCGGCGCAAACTCTTTACGCAACGGTGCTCTTTGGGAGATCACGATGTCAGGCACGCGAGACAAAGAACTCGATAAGAGAAGAACTCTGGAACTGATCCGAAACCCGAATCGACCGAAAGACACGGATGGTGAGAACTGGCTGGGTCACGGAGCTCTTGGAGGGCAGTACGCGAAGCTTGATAACCTGCTGCTTGACGGCGCAACGATGGAGGAAATGCAACATGCGGGGAACGCAAAAAGCACAATCCGCGCACATATCCAGTCCCTGAAACGAGACCATGACCTGCTCGTGATCAAGGACGCTCACGGCCGATGGATGTTCGACAGGAAACATCTGGAAATTGCCGTATCTGAGCCGTTCCCTGAGGAAATCGCTGAGCCACAAGGGCTTCCCGAAGGTGCCGTTCGCACGATTACCGTGAATGCATACGAACGAAATCGGGAGGCGCGCGACGAATGCATCAAGGTGCATGGCACAACCTGCACCATCTGCGCCTTCAACTTTCGGGATGCCTACGGTGAGGTCGCAGAGGGACGCATCCATGTCCATCACCTCCGCCCGCTTTCGGAGATCGGAGAAGAATACTTCGTCGATCTGGTTGCCGATCTGCGTCCGGTTTGCCCGAATTGTCACCTGGTGCTTCATCTCCGAAATCCAGCGTACAGCATTGAAGAAGTGAAGGCATTTCTGGGACAGCGTGTGGTCCGGGCCGTCGAGGCTGAGTAG
- a CDS encoding metallophosphoesterase, producing MSGRLLTIGDIHGCASALDAILKESAPEADETVVILGDVIDRGPDTPGVVERLLDLERRCRVVLIRGNHEEQFFRSFDEPSAFDAWMLHGGAETLAQYGGRMDRIPEEHVEFLQRSVDWFEQGAALFAHAGLAADVPLADQSSAWLRWIKHTPDRPVWQPEKTVYVGHTPQKSGLPLATPGWCAIDTWAYGALRGADGWLTCLDVGSGTYWQTREEGGVREGKIEQPPTSHRQPPTTNNQLR from the coding sequence ATGAGCGGAAGACTCCTCACCATCGGCGACATCCACGGCTGCGCTTCCGCACTCGACGCGATCCTGAAAGAATCCGCGCCGGAGGCGGACGAGACCGTCGTTATCCTGGGGGACGTCATCGACCGCGGGCCGGATACGCCGGGGGTCGTCGAACGCCTGCTGGACCTCGAACGCCGCTGCCGCGTCGTGCTGATCCGGGGGAATCACGAGGAGCAGTTCTTCCGTTCGTTCGACGAACCGTCGGCGTTTGACGCCTGGATGCTGCACGGGGGGGCCGAGACCCTCGCGCAGTATGGCGGGCGGATGGACCGGATTCCCGAGGAACACGTCGAGTTTCTGCAGCGGTCGGTCGACTGGTTCGAGCAGGGGGCTGCGCTCTTCGCTCACGCCGGACTGGCGGCGGATGTCCCGCTGGCGGATCAATCGTCCGCGTGGCTCCGCTGGATCAAGCACACGCCGGACCGGCCGGTCTGGCAGCCGGAAAAGACGGTTTACGTGGGGCATACGCCGCAGAAGTCCGGGTTGCCGCTGGCGACGCCCGGCTGGTGCGCCATCGACACCTGGGCCTACGGAGCCCTCCGCGGTGCCGATGGCTGGCTGACCTGCCTGGACGTGGGAAGCGGGACGTACTGGCAGACCCGCGAAGAAGGCGGCGTGCGAGAGGGGAAGATCGAGCAACCACCGACTTCACATCGCCAACCACCAACCACCAATAACCAACTGCGGTGA
- a CDS encoding tetratricopeptide repeat protein, giving the protein MTLRTWPGMAGGLLTLLLCGCQSANWFALNRDQREPPGGGSLADRRDDSRPERNQSPEKSPKESGTKIARTGSDSGSKGTSSKSPAEWYTEGARLENDRHYSEARAAYEHAIDADPAFAEAHHRLGVIADRGSDFPLADRHYNKAHELKPSDPSILSDMGFSLYLRKQDREAERLLKQALELDPQHADANGNLAQVCVRQKRYDEAFAALKRIEPFDVAKSKLASMLPPGAPSIEEIAQREVPEATPLRGGIQQVADTGSMSSDQARWLEEQTQGAGAAADPASQKVIHAGGANEFPDASAEPVAPPPGRASLPTIAPFGGSNPQTAIPQAGPLVAEAGGSTRPAPTGNGGFWQGTPLPAVEPGPPKLVQNPTAPPAPPAPPTSSSPFPADPSVPRATITDITPRNEITLTGGTAPAPGVDQNSVSRLAALAGLDAGPGSLFPTGVTAASVTVASTAPPAVGTASPWGNAQAVATAQGLPAWPNAEAKAPASGVVQAGGTLADWPAANLPVSGTQPRQGDPLAAFQHEIDQRAGLEAGRSVPGRPAATPQPPANPNAAVSPWPVPSANVTSGSAAASPLAAQMDAAPRPGTAEPWPPRPQTLQKPVGPPSQAPTVAWPAPQGAQPLPAWPSETTQR; this is encoded by the coding sequence ATGACTCTTCGAACCTGGCCAGGGATGGCAGGCGGATTGCTGACGCTGCTGCTTTGCGGCTGTCAGTCTGCCAACTGGTTCGCCCTCAACCGCGATCAGCGCGAACCGCCCGGCGGCGGCAGCCTGGCGGATCGTCGCGACGACTCAAGACCCGAACGCAATCAGTCCCCCGAGAAATCTCCCAAGGAATCCGGGACGAAGATCGCCCGCACGGGATCGGATTCCGGCTCCAAAGGGACGTCCTCGAAGAGTCCCGCCGAGTGGTACACCGAAGGGGCGCGGCTCGAAAACGATCGTCACTATTCCGAGGCCCGCGCGGCCTACGAGCATGCGATCGACGCCGATCCGGCTTTCGCCGAGGCGCACCACCGGCTGGGGGTGATCGCCGACCGCGGCAGCGACTTCCCGCTGGCCGACCGGCATTACAACAAGGCTCACGAGTTGAAGCCGTCCGATCCGTCGATTCTGAGCGATATGGGATTCTCGCTGTACCTGCGGAAGCAGGATCGGGAAGCGGAACGGCTGCTCAAGCAGGCGCTCGAACTCGATCCGCAGCACGCCGACGCCAACGGAAACCTGGCCCAGGTCTGCGTTCGACAAAAGCGTTATGACGAAGCATTTGCGGCGTTGAAACGCATTGAGCCGTTCGACGTCGCGAAGTCCAAACTCGCCAGCATGCTGCCGCCGGGCGCACCGTCGATCGAAGAGATTGCCCAGCGTGAAGTTCCGGAGGCGACTCCGCTCCGGGGGGGGATTCAGCAGGTTGCCGACACTGGCTCGATGTCCTCCGACCAGGCTCGCTGGCTGGAGGAGCAGACGCAGGGGGCCGGGGCGGCCGCCGATCCCGCCAGTCAGAAAGTGATTCACGCGGGGGGGGCCAACGAGTTTCCGGACGCCTCCGCCGAGCCAGTGGCTCCGCCGCCGGGGCGGGCCAGCCTGCCGACCATTGCACCCTTTGGCGGAAGCAACCCGCAGACGGCGATTCCGCAGGCCGGGCCGCTGGTGGCTGAAGCAGGGGGTTCGACGCGCCCCGCGCCGACGGGCAACGGCGGCTTCTGGCAGGGGACGCCGCTGCCGGCGGTCGAACCGGGACCTCCCAAGCTGGTCCAGAATCCGACAGCTCCACCAGCTCCACCAGCTCCGCCAACTTCGTCGAGCCCTTTCCCGGCCGATCCCTCGGTGCCGCGTGCGACGATTACGGACATCACTCCTCGCAACGAGATCACGCTGACTGGCGGCACTGCACCTGCGCCTGGCGTCGATCAGAACTCCGTCAGCCGTCTGGCGGCGCTGGCCGGGCTCGATGCCGGACCGGGCAGTCTGTTTCCCACAGGGGTGACAGCGGCGTCGGTCACTGTCGCCAGCACAGCTCCGCCGGCAGTTGGAACGGCGAGTCCGTGGGGCAACGCGCAGGCAGTCGCGACGGCGCAGGGCCTGCCGGCCTGGCCGAACGCTGAAGCGAAAGCCCCGGCCTCGGGGGTGGTGCAAGCGGGGGGAACATTGGCCGACTGGCCGGCGGCCAACCTGCCAGTGAGCGGCACTCAACCTCGGCAGGGCGATCCGCTCGCCGCGTTCCAGCACGAAATTGACCAGAGAGCCGGGTTGGAAGCGGGCCGAAGCGTGCCGGGACGGCCCGCGGCGACGCCCCAGCCGCCGGCAAATCCCAATGCTGCCGTTTCTCCCTGGCCGGTCCCGTCCGCAAACGTGACGTCAGGTTCAGCCGCGGCGTCACCGCTCGCCGCCCAGATGGACGCCGCGCCGCGCCCCGGAACGGCCGAGCCGTGGCCTCCCAGGCCGCAGACGCTGCAGAAGCCCGTCGGGCCGCCATCGCAGGCTCCCACGGTCGCATGGCCTGCCCCGCAAGGGGCTCAGCCGTTGCCCGCATGGCCGTCGGAGACGACGCAGAGGTGA
- a CDS encoding glycosyltransferase family 2 protein, which translates to MVTPDDVTLMIPQRGGAALTRHCLEGLFRYEPDVGEILVIDDGSPDDSAEDVERTSPAPVKVLRTEPRGVTAAWNLGLATATTHYVVLLNNDVLIHGPWLEQLLQPLADGTAVIAGARWRTERMLPQSLLHRSPATRLLEGWCLALARETWRQLGGFEASLRLYWSDTDFQWRAVQQYGERALHAVENLPLEHLGHRTTRQSPDREALWRADRQRFIEIWSLS; encoded by the coding sequence ATGGTCACTCCCGACGACGTCACCCTCATGATTCCGCAACGGGGCGGCGCCGCTTTGACGCGGCACTGCCTGGAGGGACTCTTCCGGTACGAACCCGACGTCGGCGAAATCCTTGTCATCGACGACGGCAGTCCGGATGACTCCGCGGAGGATGTCGAGCGGACCTCGCCCGCCCCGGTGAAAGTGCTCCGCACCGAACCGCGGGGCGTCACCGCCGCCTGGAACCTGGGCCTCGCGACAGCCACGACGCACTACGTAGTCCTGCTCAACAATGACGTCCTGATTCACGGCCCGTGGCTGGAACAACTGCTGCAGCCGCTCGCTGACGGAACCGCCGTGATCGCCGGCGCTCGCTGGCGCACTGAACGAATGCTGCCTCAATCACTCCTGCATCGGTCGCCTGCGACTCGACTGCTGGAAGGCTGGTGCCTCGCTCTGGCGCGGGAGACCTGGCGACAGCTCGGCGGCTTTGAAGCCTCGCTGCGCCTCTACTGGTCCGACACCGATTTCCAATGGCGCGCCGTTCAACAGTACGGCGAACGTGCGCTGCACGCCGTCGAGAATCTGCCGCTGGAACATCTCGGCCATCGCACCACCCGGCAATCGCCCGATCGCGAGGCGCTCTGGCGCGCCGACCGACAGCGCTTCATCGAGATCTGGTCTCTGTCGTAA
- a CDS encoding MFS transporter, which produces MWSLPQAQRAIIFAGCLAAAYTQLTTSPATIEYARRLGANELHIGILGALPTLMLFCQFLAAIAVNHLQYRRRLWFWTAMAHRLMLLPVALGPWLFPETSGPTWIWLLLGLTAVNQALLHFSSPLWLSWMGDYLPHTGLSSYWGARQYWMQWTSAVSLFAAATVLYELRLDIRTAFTAFTLLATVLGAADLLLFVKVPEPPVTRVPQPRLRDVLSEPFRNREFKRFIKFTCFWHFAAMAGAPFISLYLLEEVGMTLYQVLLLWTFSWIGGAMFSHRLGRWSDRFGARPVLVLCVAFKSVNMIALLLIPPTPVLAFWALAPIFMLDQVLNAGILIANNGFMIKHSPSQNRTMYIAASTALAGIVGGVTSIAAGGLMTLLAGQRWELLGRSWGHFHVMFAGSIVLRWVAAGWVRKIREPNALPVKHVMGEILGGLPWRPLLFPIGLYRSVSETELTGKPATAQPPRPKLLDRGQDRKSSELTGHRQG; this is translated from the coding sequence GTGTGGTCTTTGCCTCAGGCGCAGCGGGCGATCATTTTCGCCGGCTGCCTGGCTGCTGCGTATACTCAGCTCACGACGTCTCCCGCGACGATCGAATACGCCCGACGACTGGGGGCGAACGAGCTGCACATCGGCATTCTCGGCGCTCTGCCGACGCTGATGCTCTTCTGTCAGTTCCTGGCCGCCATTGCCGTCAATCATCTGCAGTACCGTCGGCGGCTCTGGTTCTGGACGGCGATGGCCCATCGGCTGATGCTCCTCCCCGTCGCGCTGGGTCCCTGGCTGTTTCCGGAAACGTCCGGCCCGACCTGGATCTGGCTGCTGCTGGGGCTGACCGCCGTCAACCAGGCGCTCCTGCACTTCAGTTCGCCCCTCTGGCTGTCGTGGATGGGCGATTACCTCCCGCACACCGGACTGAGCAGCTATTGGGGCGCCCGCCAATACTGGATGCAGTGGACCAGCGCCGTTTCGCTGTTCGCCGCAGCCACCGTGCTCTACGAACTGCGCCTCGACATCCGCACGGCCTTCACCGCCTTCACGCTCCTGGCCACGGTCCTGGGAGCCGCCGATCTGCTGCTGTTCGTCAAAGTTCCCGAGCCGCCGGTCACGCGGGTGCCGCAGCCGCGGTTAAGAGACGTTCTGTCGGAGCCGTTCCGCAACCGCGAGTTCAAGCGGTTCATCAAATTCACCTGCTTCTGGCACTTCGCGGCCATGGCCGGCGCGCCGTTCATCAGCCTGTACCTGCTGGAAGAGGTCGGAATGACGCTCTACCAGGTGCTGCTGCTGTGGACGTTTTCGTGGATCGGCGGGGCGATGTTCTCGCACCGGCTCGGCCGCTGGTCCGACCGTTTCGGCGCGCGACCGGTGCTGGTGCTGTGCGTCGCGTTCAAGTCGGTGAACATGATCGCGCTGCTGCTGATCCCGCCGACGCCGGTCCTGGCCTTCTGGGCGCTGGCGCCGATCTTCATGCTCGACCAGGTCCTCAACGCGGGGATTCTGATCGCGAACAACGGGTTCATGATCAAGCACTCGCCGTCGCAGAACCGGACGATGTACATCGCCGCCAGCACCGCCCTGGCGGGGATCGTCGGCGGGGTGACGTCGATCGCGGCGGGGGGCCTGATGACCCTGCTCGCCGGCCAGCGGTGGGAGCTGCTGGGAAGGTCGTGGGGTCACTTTCACGTGATGTTCGCCGGGAGCATCGTCCTGCGGTGGGTGGCCGCCGGCTGGGTGCGGAAGATTCGCGAACCGAACGCGCTGCCGGTGAAGCACGTGATGGGCGAGATCCTGGGAGGTCTCCCCTGGCGACCGCTGCTGTTTCCGATCGGGCTGTACCGGAGCGTGAGCGAAACGGAATTGACCGGCAAACCGGCGACGGCTCAACCGCCGCGGCCGAAGCTGCTGGATCGGGGCCAGGACCGGAAATCGAGCGAATTGACGGGGCATCGGCAGGGCTGA
- a CDS encoding cupin domain-containing protein, translated as MRFVGDFGVFHESGLFPMGFIDLSKIPTITPVPGCRLRTPFGQNLMLSYLEMEDGAEVPLHHHPHEQGGILLEGKVQLTIGDETRVVEKGSLFLIPPGVPHRAVAVGGPAVVLDVFSPVREDYAELINNYIPPLPGV; from the coding sequence GTGCGATTCGTTGGTGACTTCGGCGTCTTCCACGAATCAGGGCTGTTTCCCATGGGCTTCATCGACCTCTCCAAGATCCCAACAATCACTCCCGTCCCCGGCTGCCGGCTCCGGACGCCGTTCGGGCAGAACCTGATGCTCTCGTACCTGGAAATGGAGGACGGGGCCGAGGTGCCGTTGCATCACCATCCCCACGAGCAGGGGGGAATTCTGCTCGAAGGGAAAGTCCAGCTCACCATCGGCGACGAAACCCGCGTTGTGGAAAAGGGCTCGCTGTTCCTGATCCCGCCCGGCGTCCCGCATCGCGCCGTGGCGGTCGGCGGTCCCGCAGTCGTGCTGGACGTCTTCAGTCCCGTTCGCGAAGATTACGCCGAGCTGATTAACAACTACATTCCCCCGCTGCCGGGCGTCTGA
- a CDS encoding lysophospholipid acyltransferase family protein — MRIRSRWAPRVAGLILSVVMRLWFATCRKVFLSPDPSLGINYRRSPAETERFILCVWHDAVLVPIFAAPAHARRQTCCLVSQHQDGSFLAEALRRLGYSTVRGSSKRGGAQALKQLITDTDGKNIVISPDGPRGPRREMKAGAVYLASQTGRRIVPGGYGAKRAWRVQASWTDLLVPLPFTTVYVVSGEPIAIPPDQSREELEVHVARVQQAMQDWTDYAERAARGEAVEVPAAGVATEPARNRAAA, encoded by the coding sequence GTGAGAATTCGCAGTCGTTGGGCGCCCCGGGTCGCCGGACTGATTTTGTCCGTGGTCATGCGCCTCTGGTTCGCCACCTGCCGCAAGGTGTTTCTCTCGCCTGATCCGTCGCTCGGGATCAACTACCGCCGGTCGCCTGCGGAAACCGAGCGGTTCATTCTCTGCGTCTGGCACGACGCCGTGCTGGTGCCGATCTTCGCCGCTCCCGCTCATGCCCGCCGGCAGACCTGTTGCCTGGTCAGCCAGCATCAGGACGGTTCGTTTCTCGCGGAAGCCTTGCGCCGGCTGGGTTACTCGACGGTCCGGGGGTCGTCGAAACGCGGCGGCGCCCAGGCGCTGAAGCAGCTCATTACCGACACTGACGGCAAGAACATTGTGATCTCGCCCGACGGCCCCCGCGGTCCGCGGCGCGAAATGAAGGCTGGAGCGGTCTATCTGGCCTCGCAGACCGGGAGGCGGATTGTCCCCGGCGGATATGGCGCAAAGCGAGCCTGGAGAGTCCAAGCGAGCTGGACCGACCTGCTGGTGCCGCTGCCTTTCACGACCGTGTATGTCGTTTCCGGGGAGCCGATTGCGATTCCTCCGGACCAGAGTCGCGAGGAACTCGAAGTGCATGTCGCCCGCGTGCAGCAGGCGATGCAGGACTGGACTGACTATGCCGAGCGCGCGGCGCGTGGCGAAGCGGTCGAAGTACCCGCCGCAGGCGTCGCGACTGAACCGGCCCGGAACCGGGCGGCTGCCTGA
- a CDS encoding glycosyltransferase family 4 protein, with the protein MPRRPRLLQFCNVGQICGGTAACAWTVARSLPAWEHHVAFPGPVTPETRDAFRAACLWEQQPINRDLVAAVQPDIVLLHNQPAERLLERLPAPTIQYLHSILQPANADLTLCCSHWLAERLKLPRESVLWQAVPRPAPLIESAAASRGQAGRLIVGRLCTPAAAKWPRELIAWYAELATACPHVAWEFVGCPEELQRPLADACRQNVVFHPANWSARGRLRDWDVLLYHHPQLAESFGRTVAEAMRAGCIPVVDRQGGFVEQVTEGCGRLCTGTAEFIAALQALKDRAVRGRMSRQAQERAEREFSLERFSRELLARFDQAAARFRAGSVATPAAGTSTASPRAARSA; encoded by the coding sequence ATGCCTCGCCGCCCCCGCCTCCTGCAATTCTGCAACGTCGGCCAGATCTGCGGCGGCACCGCGGCCTGCGCCTGGACCGTCGCCCGCAGCCTCCCCGCCTGGGAACACCACGTCGCTTTCCCCGGACCGGTGACTCCCGAGACGCGGGATGCCTTCCGGGCCGCCTGCCTGTGGGAACAACAACCGATCAATCGCGATCTGGTCGCTGCGGTGCAGCCGGACATCGTCCTGCTCCACAATCAACCGGCGGAACGTCTGCTCGAACGACTGCCGGCGCCGACGATCCAGTACCTGCATTCGATCCTTCAACCCGCGAACGCGGACCTCACCCTCTGCTGCTCGCACTGGCTGGCGGAGCGCCTGAAGCTGCCGCGAGAATCGGTTCTGTGGCAGGCCGTGCCGCGACCTGCGCCGCTGATCGAATCCGCGGCGGCCTCGCGCGGACAGGCCGGGCGACTGATTGTCGGACGCCTCTGCACTCCGGCGGCCGCCAAGTGGCCGCGCGAGCTGATCGCCTGGTACGCCGAACTGGCGACCGCGTGTCCCCATGTCGCGTGGGAGTTCGTCGGCTGCCCAGAAGAGCTGCAGCGTCCGCTGGCCGACGCCTGTCGGCAGAATGTCGTATTCCATCCGGCCAACTGGTCGGCGCGCGGACGATTGCGGGACTGGGATGTCCTGCTCTACCACCATCCACAGTTGGCAGAATCGTTCGGGCGGACCGTCGCGGAGGCGATGCGGGCGGGCTGCATTCCAGTCGTCGATCGCCAAGGGGGCTTTGTCGAGCAGGTCACCGAAGGCTGCGGGCGACTCTGCACCGGCACGGCGGAGTTCATCGCAGCGCTGCAGGCGCTGAAGGACCGGGCCGTCCGCGGGCGAATGTCGCGACAGGCGCAGGAACGGGCCGAACGGGAGTTCTCGCTGGAACGATTCTCCCGCGAGCTGCTGGCCCGGTTCGATCAGGCAGCCGCCCGGTTCCGGGCCGGTTCAGTCGCGACGCCTGCGGCGGGTACTTCGACCGCTTCGCCACGCGCCGCGCGCTCGGCATAG
- a CDS encoding peptide chain release factor 3: MWASDSTVRNEALRRRTFAIIAHPDAGKTTLTEKLLLYGGQLSVAGMVRGRKSNRAVTSDWMELERQRGISITSTVLTFEYRGHRINLLDTPGHQDFSEDTYRTLYAADCAVMVLDFAKGIESQTEKLFRVCALRKIPVLTFVNKVDRYGRDPFELLDEIESKFGLVAVPINWPIGSGREFRGVYNRREERALVFDREAASDQIVPFETLALDELTDAQVEAEHRARLTEGLELLAGAGASFSQADFLSGRQTPVFFGSALTNFGIENFLDHFLTLAPSPQNRESNLGPIPVDRPEFSGFVFKIQANLDPRHRDRVAFVRVCSGQFERDMAVTHAGTGRQINVRRCHRVFAAERETLDVAFPGDILGLVNPGRLQLGDTLCVGDVFHYERLPQFPPEHFAVFRCTDTQRRKQFARGIEQLAEEGAVQVFYPSSSQIGEPILAAIGELQFDVVKFRLETEYNTSVTIDPLPYSLARWVDMPAADLHQLKLDRESRIVLDSYMQPVVLFRSEWACNYYSRENPEVAFRSVSHAANFYETSAEMGSGK; encoded by the coding sequence ATGTGGGCGTCGGATTCAACGGTGCGGAATGAGGCGCTCCGTCGCCGGACTTTCGCCATCATCGCTCACCCCGACGCCGGGAAAACGACGCTCACGGAAAAGCTGCTCCTGTACGGCGGGCAGTTGAGTGTTGCGGGGATGGTCCGCGGGCGGAAATCGAATCGCGCGGTCACGTCCGACTGGATGGAGCTGGAACGGCAGCGCGGGATCTCGATCACCTCGACGGTGCTGACGTTCGAATATCGCGGCCACCGGATCAATCTGCTCGATACCCCCGGTCACCAGGACTTCAGCGAGGACACCTACCGCACGCTGTACGCCGCCGACTGCGCCGTGATGGTGCTGGACTTTGCCAAGGGGATCGAGTCGCAGACGGAGAAGCTCTTTCGCGTCTGCGCGCTGCGGAAGATTCCGGTTCTGACGTTTGTGAACAAGGTCGACCGCTACGGGCGAGATCCGTTCGAGCTGCTCGACGAAATCGAATCGAAGTTCGGACTCGTCGCGGTCCCCATCAACTGGCCGATCGGTTCGGGGCGCGAGTTCCGAGGCGTTTACAATCGCCGCGAAGAACGGGCCCTGGTCTTTGATCGGGAGGCCGCCAGCGACCAGATCGTTCCCTTCGAGACTCTCGCGCTCGACGAACTGACCGACGCCCAGGTGGAGGCGGAACACCGCGCCCGACTGACCGAGGGACTGGAACTGCTGGCAGGGGCGGGGGCCAGTTTCAGTCAGGCCGACTTTCTGTCCGGTCGACAGACGCCCGTATTTTTCGGCAGCGCGCTGACGAACTTCGGGATCGAGAATTTTCTCGACCACTTTCTGACCCTGGCGCCGTCGCCGCAGAACCGCGAGAGCAACCTGGGGCCGATTCCGGTCGACCGACCCGAGTTCTCCGGCTTCGTCTTCAAGATCCAGGCGAATCTGGACCCGCGGCATCGGGATCGCGTGGCGTTCGTGCGGGTCTGCAGCGGCCAGTTCGAGCGGGATATGGCGGTGACGCACGCCGGGACCGGCAGACAGATCAACGTCCGCCGCTGCCACCGGGTCTTTGCGGCGGAGCGGGAAACGCTGGACGTGGCCTTTCCGGGAGACATTCTGGGGCTCGTCAATCCGGGCCGGCTGCAACTGGGGGACACCCTCTGCGTGGGAGACGTGTTTCACTACGAACGCCTGCCGCAGTTTCCCCCCGAGCACTTCGCAGTCTTCCGCTGCACCGACACTCAGCGGCGAAAGCAGTTCGCCCGCGGCATCGAGCAGCTTGCCGAGGAGGGGGCCGTGCAGGTCTTCTATCCGTCGTCGAGCCAGATCGGGGAACCGATTCTGGCGGCGATCGGCGAACTGCAATTCGATGTGGTGAAGTTCCGGCTGGAGACGGAATACAATACCTCCGTCACGATCGACCCGCTCCCCTACTCCCTGGCCCGCTGGGTCGACATGCCCGCCGCCGATCTGCATCAGCTCAAGCTGGACCGGGAGTCGCGCATCGTGCTCGATTCGTACATGCAGCCGGTCGTGCTGTTCCGGTCCGAGTGGGCCTGCAACTACTACAGCCGCGAAAACCCGGAAGTTGCGTTTCGTTCGGTCAGCCACGCCGCCAACTTCTACGAGACCAGCGCCGAAATGGGTTCGGGCAAGTAG
- a CDS encoding IS630 family transposase, with protein sequence MEGILSPRAERAKQRLSEQLKFLKDAGLRTRYLIVIHRLEGRSPTWIARSLKVGRSTVYRTEQRYGKDGEIGLFDRRGGNGPRKLTEEYLTQLREVVAGDPLQDGWKRPTWTREMLITTLRRRTSVKISLSTMSRALRLIGARRGRPKPTVECPWPEAEKQQCLEQIEELVAHLPTGEVAVWEDEIDIHLNPKIGEDWMLRGQQKQVLTPGKNEKRYLAGAQDARTKELIAIEGDRKDTALFVLLLWELTQRYPQAKKIHVVLDNYAIHTTRLVRESLATPLGRRLRLHFLPPYCPDHNRIERTWEDLHANVTRNHKCSTMPQLMRNVRSYIRRHNHRRPAAL encoded by the coding sequence ATGGAAGGCATTCTTTCACCCCGGGCGGAGCGCGCCAAGCAGCGGTTGTCCGAGCAGTTGAAGTTTCTGAAGGACGCCGGGCTGAGAACGCGGTATCTGATCGTGATCCATCGACTGGAAGGACGTTCTCCCACCTGGATTGCCCGCTCGCTCAAGGTCGGTCGCAGCACCGTGTATCGGACCGAGCAGCGTTACGGGAAGGACGGCGAGATCGGTTTGTTCGACCGGCGGGGCGGCAACGGGCCACGGAAACTGACCGAGGAGTACCTGACGCAGTTGCGGGAGGTCGTGGCCGGCGATCCGCTGCAGGACGGCTGGAAGCGGCCGACCTGGACGCGGGAGATGCTGATCACAACGCTCCGTCGACGGACGAGTGTGAAGATCAGCCTGTCGACGATGAGCCGGGCCTTGCGGCTGATCGGGGCGCGGCGCGGACGACCGAAGCCAACGGTCGAGTGTCCGTGGCCGGAGGCCGAAAAACAGCAGTGTCTGGAGCAGATCGAGGAACTGGTGGCGCATCTGCCGACGGGCGAAGTGGCGGTCTGGGAGGACGAGATCGACATCCATCTCAATCCGAAGATCGGCGAGGACTGGATGCTCCGCGGGCAGCAGAAACAGGTTCTCACGCCGGGGAAGAACGAGAAGCGTTACCTGGCGGGGGCTCAGGATGCGCGGACGAAGGAGTTGATCGCGATCGAAGGCGACCGGAAGGACACGGCGTTGTTCGTACTGCTGCTGTGGGAGCTGACGCAGCGCTATCCGCAGGCGAAGAAGATCCATGTCGTCCTGGACAACTACGCGATCCATACGACCCGACTGGTGCGGGAGAGTCTGGCGACGCCGCTGGGGCGCAGGCTGCGCCTGCACTTCCTGCCGCCGTACTGTCCGGATCACAACCGGATCGAACGAACGTGGGAGGACTTACACGCCAACGTGACACGGAACCACAAATGCTCGACGATGCCGCAACTGATGCGAAACGTCCGCTCCTACATCCGCCGACACAACCACCGGCGACCGGCGGCGCTGTAG